The Pseudopipra pipra isolate bDixPip1 chromosome 6, bDixPip1.hap1, whole genome shotgun sequence genome includes a region encoding these proteins:
- the ASTL gene encoding astacin-like metalloendopeptidase has product MDLKMFLVFTAFLLHTSLGFPIQEKYENSTTTTEPTEVTTQEDVYESPLPTETDVEEEVIFNKILKVNQDSSQYLQEGDIVPRRSRSAINCRHCNWPQSRDGIVRVPYVLDPTYEESHIKGIHDAMAEFEALTCINFVKRKTERDYLSIKSVDGCWSNYGRVGGGQTVSVMKGGCLWKGVIQHELEHALGFLHEHSRSDRDKHVKIMWEYISPPDRSDFKKFENSNNLGLPYDYSSIMHYGPYTFTNTTGKATIVPIPDGSVHIGQRQGLSNLDVAKINKLYNCSRCSTILDGTSGSLKSANYPRNYSDNTNCVWLIRTRSKKVSLYFQAFELQKTRGCQGDYVKVYDGSSKSSAVLMDKTCGSKIPNYIVASSNLMLVEFITDGAYTASGFQATFAAVSNQRRSSIHN; this is encoded by the exons ATGGATCTGAAGATGTTCCTGGTCTTCACTGCATTTTTGCTTCACACTTCCCTGGGCTTTCCTATTCAG GAGAAGTATGAAAACAGCACAACAA CAACAGAACCTACTGAG GTTACTACACAAGAGGATGTATATG AATCTCCATTGCCTACAGAGACTGATGTTGAGGAAGAagttatttttaacaaaattctGAAAGTCAACCAAG ACAGCTCTCAATACTTGCAAGAAGGTGACATAGTTCCACGAAGGAGTCGCAGTGCCATCAACTGTCGCCATTGCAACTGGCCCCAGTCCCGTGATGGGATTGTTCGTGTTCCCTATGTCTTGGATCCTACCTATG AGGAGAGCCACATAAAAGGGATTCATGATGCCATGGCAGAATTTGAAGCACTTACTTGTATTAATTTTGTGAAGCGCAAGACAGAACGTGATTACCTCAGCATTAAATCTGTTGATGG ctgctggtccAACTATGGGAGAGTAGGAGGTGGACAGACTGTCTCTGTGATGAAAGGAGGATGCTTGTGGAAAGGAGTAATTCAGCATGAACTGGAGCACGCTCTGGGCTTTTTGCATGAACACTCTCGAAGTGACAGAGATAAGCATGTAAAGATCATGTGGGAGTACATCAGTCCAC CTGACAGATCAGACTTCAAGAAATTTGAAAACTCCAATAACCTGGGTCTTCCGTATGACTATTCCTCAATAATGCACTATGGCCC atacaCATTCACTAATACCACTGGAAAAGCGACAATTGTACCAATTCCTGATGGATCAGTACATATTGGACAGAGGCAGGGGCTGAGCAACTTGGACGTGGCCAAAATCAACAAACTTTACAACTGCA GTCGTTGCAGCACTATTCTTGACGGAACTTCTGGGTCACTGAAATCTGCCAACTACCCAAGAAATTATTCAGATAACACCAACTGTGTCTGGCTCATCCGAACCCGATCCAAAAAG GTTTCCCTGTACTTTCAAGCCTTTGAGCTGCAGAAAACCAGAGGCTGTCAGGGTGATTATGTTAAAGTTTATGATGGATCCAGCAAGTCTTCTGCAGTTCTAATGGACAAGACCTGTGGATCAAAGATACCAAATTACATAGTTGCTTCTAGTAATCTTATGCTTGTAGAATTCATCACAGATGGTGCTTATACAGCTTCTGGTTTCCAAGCCACCTTTGCTGCTG TGAGTAATCAAAGAAGATCTAGCATCCACAACTGA